From one Triticum aestivum cultivar Chinese Spring chromosome 4B, IWGSC CS RefSeq v2.1, whole genome shotgun sequence genomic stretch:
- the LOC123093296 gene encoding cytochrome P450 704B1, with protein MSSPMEEAHLGMPSTTAFFPLAGLHKFMAVFLVFLSWILVHWWSLRKQKGPRSWPVIGATLEQLRNYYRMHDWLVEYLSKHRTVTVDMPFTSYTYIADPVNVEHVLKTNFNNYPKGEVYRSYMDVLLGDGIFNADGELWRKQRKTASFEFASKNLRDFSTIVFREYSLKLSSILSQACKAGKVVDMQELYMRMTLDSICKVGFGVEIGTLSPELPENSFAQAFDAANIIVTLRFIDPLWRVKKFLHVGSEALLEQSIKLVDEFTYSVIRRRKAEIVQARASGKQEKIKHDILSRFIELGEAGGDDGGSLFGDDKGLRDVVLNFVIAGRDTTATTLSWFTYMAMTHPAVAEKLRRELAAFESERAREDGVALVPCSDGEGSDEAFAARVAQFAGLLSYDGLGKLVYLHACVTETLRLYPAVPQDPKGIAEDDVLPDGTKVRAGGMVTYVPYSMGRMEYNWGPDAASFRPERWIGDDGAFRNASPFKFTAFQAGPRICLGKDSAYLQMKMALAILCRFFRFELVEGHPVKYRMMTILSMAHGLKVRVSRVPLA; from the exons ATGAGCAGCCCCATGGAGGAAGCTCACCTTGGCATGCCGTCGACGACGGCCTTCTTCCCGCTGGCAGGGCTCCACAAGTTCATGGCCGTCTTCCTCGTGTTCCTCTCGTGGATCCTGGTCCACTGGTGGAGCCTGAGGAAGCAGAAGGGGCCACGGTCATGGCCGGTCATCGGCGCGACGctggagcagctgaggaactacTACCGGATGCACGACTGGCTCGTGGAGTACCTGTCCAAGCACCGGACGGTCACCGTCGACATGCCCTTCACCTCCTACACCTACATCGCCGACCCGGTGAACGTCGAGCACGTGCTCAAGACCAACTTCAACAATTACCCCAAG GGGGAGGTGTACAGGTCCTACATGGACGTGCTGCTCGGCGACGGCATATTCAACGCCGACGGCGAGCTCTGGAGGAAGCAGAGGAAGACGGCGAGCTTCGAGTTCGCTTCCAAGAACTTGAGAGACTTCAGCACGATCGTGTTCAGGGAGTACTCCCTGAAGCTGTCCAGCATCCTGAGCCAGGCTTGCAAGGCAGGCAAAGTTGTGGACATGCAG GAGCTGTACATGAGGATGACGCTGGACTCGATCTGCAAGGTGGGGTTCGGGGTGGAGATCGGCACGCTGTCGCCGGAGCTGCCGGAGAACAGCTTCGCGCAGGCCTTCGACGCCGCCAACATCATCGTGACGCTGCGGTTCATCGACCCGCTGTGGCGCGTGAAGAAATTCCTGCACGTCGGCTCGGAGGCGCTGCTGGAGCAGAGCATCAAGCTCGTCGACGAGTTCACCTACAGCGTCATCCGCCGGCGCAAGGCCGAGATCGTGCAAGCCCGGGCCAGCGGCAAGCAGGAGAAG ATCAAGCACGACATACTGTCGCGGTTCATCGAGCTGGGCGaggccggcggcgacgacggcggcagcCTGTTCGGGGACGACAAGGGCCTCCGCGACGTGGTGCTCAACTTCGTCATCGCCGGGCGGGACACGACGGCCACGACGCTCTCCTGGTTCACCTACATGGCCATGACGCACCCGGCCGTGGCCGAGAAGCTCCGCCGCGAGCTGGCCGCCTTCGAGTCCGAGCGCGCCCGCGAGGATGGCGTCGCTCTGGTCCCCTGCAGCGACGGCGAGGGCTCCGACGAGGCCTTCGCCGCCCGCGTGGCGCAGTTCGCGGGACTCCTGAGCTACGACGGGCTCGGGAAGCTGGTGTACCTCCACGCGTGCGTGACGGAGACGCTCCGCCTGTACCCGGCGGTGCCGCAGGACCCCAAGGGCATCGCGGAGGACGACGTGCTCCCGGACGGCACCAAGGTGCGCGCCGGCGGGATGGTGACGTACGTGCCCTACTCCATGGGGCGGATGGAGTacaactggggccccgacgccgccAGCTTCCGGCCAGAGCGGTGGATCGGCGACGACGGCGCCTTCCGCAACGCGTCGCCGTTCAAGTTCACGGCGTTCCAGGCGGGGCCGCGGATCTGCCTGGGCAAGGACTCGGCGTACCTGCAGATGAAGATGGCGCTGGCCATCCTGTGCAGGTTCTTCAGGTTCGAGCTCGTGGAGGGCCACCCCGTCAAGTACCGCATGATGACCATCCTCTCCATGGCGCACGGCCTCAAGGTCCGCGTCTCCAGGGTGCCGCTCGCCTGA